From the genome of Impatiens glandulifera chromosome 9, dImpGla2.1, whole genome shotgun sequence, one region includes:
- the LOC124914515 gene encoding probable protein phosphatase 2C 46 codes for MIPVLMNLLRACFQPRADRYAHHSGSESVGRQDGLLWYKDIGQHSNGEFSMAVVQANNLLEDQSQLESGSLSTLELGPYGTFIGVYDGHGGPETSRYINQHLFQHLRRFTSENQSMSVEVIRKAFEATEDGFLSVVAKQWSVKPQIASVGSCCLVGVICSGNLYIANLGDSRAVLGKTVKATGEVVAIQLSAEHNVAIESVRQELQSLHPNDSQIVVLKHNVWRVKGLIQISRSIGDVYLKKAEYNREPLYAKFRLREPFSRPLLSSDPTITVHQIQPYDQFIIFASDGLWEQLTNQEAVDFVRNHPRNGIAKRLVKAALQEAAKKREMRYSDLKKIDRGVRRHFHDDITVIVVFLDTNMVSRAGSFKSPNLSVKGGGVSLPSNTLAPSN; via the exons ATGATACCTGTGTTAATGAACTTGCTAAGAGCTTGTTTCCAACCAAGAGCAGATCGGTACGCTCATCACTCTGGTTCAGAATCAGTTGGTCGTCAAGATGGTCTTTTGTGGTATAAAGATATTGGACAACACTCTAATGGTGAATTCTCTATGGCTGTAGTTCAAGCTAATAATTTGCTTGAAGATCAAAGCCAACTCGAGTCTGGCTCTCTTAGCACACTCGAGTTGGGTCCTTATGGAACTTTTATTGGTGTTTATGATGGTCATGGTGGACCAGAAACTTCAAGATACATCAATCAACACCTTTTTCAACATCTTAGAA GATTTACATCAGAGAATCAATCAATGTCAGTGGAAGTAATAAGGAAAGCATTCGAAGCAACTGAAGATGGGTTTTTGTCAGTTGTCGCTAAACAATGGTCAGTGAAACCACAAATTGCTTCGGTTGGATCATGCTGCCTAGTTGGGGTGATTTGCAGTGGGAATCTTTACATTGCCAATCTTGGCGATTCTCGTGCTGTTTTGGGAAAGACTGTGAAAGCAACAGGGGAAGTTGTGGCGATCCAGCTTTCAGCTGAGCACAACGTGGCTATAGAGTCCGTTAGACAAGAGCTGCAATCTTTGCACCCTAATGACTCGCAGATAGTAGTTCTAAAGCACAATGTTTGGCGTGTGAAGGGACTTATACAG ATTTCAAGGTCCATAGGCGATGTATATTTAAAGAAGGCTGAATACAATAGAGAGCCGTTGTATGCCAAGTTTCGACTTCGTGAGCCATTTAGTAGACCACTCTTGAGCTCAGACCCAACAATCACGGTTCATCAAATCCAGCCATatgatcaatttattatttttgcatCGGATGGCCTCTGGGAGCAGTTAACCAACCAGGAGGCTGTTGATTTCGTTAGAAACCATCCTCGCAAT GGAATTGCGAAAAGGTTGGTGAAAGCTGCACTGCAAGAAGCAGCgaagaagagagaaatgagATACTCGGACTTGAAGAAGATAGATCGAGGGGTGAGAAGGCATTTTCACGATGACATAACAGTTATTGTTGTGTTTTTAGATACGAATATGGTGAGCAGGGCTGGTTCATTCAAGAGCCCTAACCTTTCGGTGAAGGGTGGTGGAGTAAGTCTTCCTTCTAATACTCTGGCACCTTCTAATTGA
- the LOC124913992 gene encoding uncharacterized protein LOC124913992 produces MAAAVSIPTNRALLRLDPARSRRPTTCSWNSGYKVTRNWRWGIGVASSPPPPHPPSRRALSTVLLAGSRADDSASSEMSVENALKLLGVKEGASFEDILKAKNLILATCKDDEQAIAQVEAAYDMLLMQSLSQRRSGKVENSKVRYADVKPITAPAGVNSVTRWFQATTRNAPISIDTPSVNRDLGLQAGAYGVLMVLCYANGAATSSNSAYDVPGLILATSFGASLYFMTKKKVKLGKATVITIGGLVAGAAVGSGVESWLQVDIVPFLGIHSPATIIGEFILFSQLLVSLYLI; encoded by the exons ATGGCCGCTGCAGTTTCGATCCCGACCAACCGCGCCCTGCTCCGCCTCGATCCCGCGCGGTCTCGACGACCCACAACGTGTTCTTGGAATTCCGGCTATAAAGTAACAAGGAACTGGAGATGGGGAATTGGAGTAGCGtcatctcctcctcctcctcatcctCCCTCCCGTCGCGCTCTATCAACGGTGCTATTAGCTGGGTCCAGAGCCGACGATTCAGCTTCATCTGAGATGTCGGTTGAAAACGCTTTGAAGTTGTTGGGTGTAAAGGAAGGAGCTTCTTTTGAAGATATACTGAAAGCAAAGAATCTCATTCTTGCTACCTGCAAAGACGACGAACAAGCGATTGCCCAG GTAGAGGCAGCATACGATATGCTGCTAATGCAAAGTCTATCACAAAGGCGATCTGGGAAAGTTGAAAATAGCAAGGTTCGATACGCCGACGTAAAACCCATAACCGCTCCAGCCGGAGTTAATTCAGTAACTCGATGGTTTCAGGCTACGACAAGAAACGCTCCCATCTCAATTGATACTCCATCGGTTAATCGTGATTTGGGTTTACAGGCAGGTGCATATGGAGTTCTAATGGTTCTGTGTTACGCCAATGGAGCTGCAACTTCATCTAATTCCGCTTACGATGTTCCTGGACTGATCTTGGCTACTAGCTTTGGCGCATCATTGTACTTCATGACGAAAAAGAAGGTTAAATTAG GGAAAGCAACGGTTATAACTATAGGTGGTCTTGTAGCGGGTGCGGCTGTTGGGTCGGGTGTTGAAAGTTGGTTGCAGGTAGACATTGTCCCGTTTCTTGGGATTCATTCTCCGGCTACCATTATAGGTGAATTTATTCTCTTTTCTCAGTTATTGGTTTCTCTGTATCTaatatag